cgcaAGAACAATATCGATTTTCAGAGTATGTGTACATACCTTAAGATCTTGGAGAGCCCGTGGGTGGTCCGACAGGTACTTGACAGCCATCATCGAGGTCGTCGACATGGTCTCATATCCGGAGTAAATAAGGGTGATGATCAAGTCAATGATCTGCTCATCACTGAGCTTTTCCCTGGCCCCATCATCGCCACTTCTCAATAGAGCGTCCAGCATGTCATCGTGAGCTTGAATAGAAGACCTCCGCTCCACGATCATCTGCTCTAGCATGGACACGAGCTTCTTCCTCGCCTGCAAGCCCTGGTAATACCTAGTCCCTAGAAGGTTGATGGGCAAGGAGATGGTGCCGAGCACAAGGGTGTATAACTCTGTCTTGAGGGCATCAGAGAGCGGGCCAGCGGTGATGCCGGCGATTTGATTGAGTGCGGATAGCAAGGTCATCTGAAAGGGAAAGTCAGTCAGCTACAATATGAGCACATAAGATTATGTGACATGTGTTGCCATGCCCATGCAAGGAGATGCTTCTATGAAACTCTGCAACAACCACAAAAGTACCAAACGGGCAATGATGATGTCCCGAAATGTGATActatgtttttcttttcttttcaaggAGATAGTATAAAACTCAGCAACAACCACTTTGGATCCCCCCCCCTTTGCTGAGTTACAAGTTTGAGTGTGTACCAATTTCTTATATGTCCCTAAGTGTGATATATCAAAACTGTGTGATAGTTCTGAGGTTGGTTACCCATTTTTTTCAGGGAAAAATAGTACGAAAAAGTGAGCATTTCTTTGGTGACTACTAACTAACCTCCTTGGTCTTTGCCTGGACGTCGACGACACAGCCGGACCATCCATCGAGGTGGGAGCGCATGAAGGCGTCGATCTTGGGAAGGAGGCTGGCGCGGATCGCGGCGGGGTGCACGAGGCCAAGCATGGCACCCCGCATGGCTCGGTGCAGCGGGCCGTGCACGGCGGCGATGTTGTTGCGGCCGAGGATGTCGAGCATGGACTGCGGGTAGCCTGGGACCAGGCCGCCGGACTCGCCCTGGAGCAGCATCCggcggttgagctcggggtccatGCACGCCACTGTGGGGCACCCCAGGATGTGCGTCCGGAAAAGCCTCCCGTatctgcggcagcacatggattaattcctcgtagtaatttaaaaaaaacttATAATACGCTAGTATAGTCCTCTGtcctgaattacttgtcttagatttgtctagatacatttatctaaacaaatctaagacaagtaatttaaTTTTAGGACGCAGGTAATATTATATATTCTTTTTGTTTCTTAATAGAAAGCATGCAAGCAAAGAGGTGAAGAGACATGTCCAAAAATACAACATCATGTCAACCATGCTAGCGAGCGGCAAGTTGATGGACTTACCTGAGCCCCTTCCGCTTCATGAAGCTCGGCCCCTCCTTGAGGAACTCGGTGGTCTCGCCGAACAGCGGCCACCCCATTGTCCCCGGCGGCAGGCGCACATTCCCCCTCCTGCCGTACCTCACCTCGTTCCACCTCAGCAGCAGGCCGACCATGCCGACCACAACACTGATCAGCACCAGGAGGAGCGACATCTTCTCTCCTTTCTGCCTCCACTCCTCTATCTCTTGGACGCTCTCTTTTGGTTCAAGAGGCCGGGCAGAGCTGGTAGTCTCAGTCTCAGCAAGAAGTATTGTTTCGGTTGTGTGTGTACTGGAGGAGTTAGGCAGGGGTGGAGCCCGTTTTATATAGGGAGGCTGGGAGGACAGACGCCACAACATTTGATACTCGGCGACTAAGAAGAGAATCActtgtatagattggaaattagCATCCATTTAATACTTGGCGATTAAGGAGAGAATTGCATGCATATAGgtaatctccatctccatctccactaaTTTTAAAAGCAAGAGTTGGGTTGGATCCAAGCAATATCAGCCATTCAACCGTATTAACCTGGCTGTTCAGATTTGTCTATGTTGTATTGTTTTGTCGACACGAACTATGTATTAATCCTCTTCATTAATTCTCTGCATTCGACGAGAATAAGATTGTCCATAATGgaagtatcataggtagtatcatgcatgccaactagccAATAGTGATGAGATGGCAtaaaaataaatgaagaaagagagggttgagtatcatatcatgatattatatcatattacatgatgTGTTACTATGTGTCATGCACGACAATAAATAAACTATTATATAATACCAATATATAATATGTAATATTAAAAACTACTATCATAagtatgatactaatatatgatactcttCATTACGATCAGCCTAATCGCCAAAAGAGGGCGCGCAGTCCTCAAGCACGGCCACAAGGAGAGAATCGTATGTAGATTGGTAATTAACATCCATTTAATACTCGGCGATTAAGGAGAGAATCACATGCAGTTTCATAATCTTCATCTCCATTGATATTAAAAGCATGAGCTGGGTTAGATCCATACAATATCAGTCCTTCAACCGTATAAATCTAGCGGCTCAGATTTGTATATGTTGTATTGTCAACACCAACAATACCTTAATCATCGCCATTAATTCTCAAC
This region of Triticum aestivum cultivar Chinese Spring chromosome 2D, IWGSC CS RefSeq v2.1, whole genome shotgun sequence genomic DNA includes:
- the LOC123048178 gene encoding cytochrome P450 85A1-like codes for the protein MSLLLVLISVVVGMVGLLLRWNEVRYGRRGNVRLPPGTMGWPLFGETTEFLKEGPSFMKRKGLRYGRLFRTHILGCPTVACMDPELNRRMLLQGESGGLVPGYPQSMLDILGRNNIAAVHGPLHRAMRGAMLGLVHPAAIRASLLPKIDAFMRSHLDGWSGCVVDVQAKTKEMTLLSALNQIAGITAGPLSDALKTELYTLVLGTISLPINLLGTRYYQGLQARKKLVSMLEQMIVERRSSIQAHDDMLDALLRSGDDGAREKLSDEQIIDLIITLIYSGYETMSTTSMMAVKYLSDHPRALQDLKREHLDIRKGKSSEEAIDYEDFKSMAFTRAVIFETLRLATVVNGLMRKTTQDVEMNGHVIPKGWRIYVHTREINYDPFMYPDPTTFNPWRWLEKNTESHPHFMMFGGGGRMCPGKEVGTVEIATFLHYFVTRYRWEEEGRNAILRFPRVVAPNGLHIRVQDY